In the Deferribacter desulfuricans SSM1 genome, TGATATCAAGAATAGCTATAAAATCATCATCTTCATAAACCTTTGCAGATGGTATTTCACCAGAAATTATTTTACAGAATATACAATCCATCTCCCACCTCTAAAAATTTAAACTTTATATAAATTTTTATAAGCTTTTGTAAGAAAATTCAACCTTTTGTTTAAAACAGTTTTTTAGCAATACCAATAGCATCTTCTATAATCACATAAAGTCCAGGCACCAAAATCAGAACTATAAAAGTGGAAAAAAGTATCCCAAACCCCAAAGATATGGCCATCGGTATTAAAAACCTTGCCTGAACAGAAGTCTCAAAAATCATGGGCATCAATCCAAAAAAGGTTGTGAGAGTAGTAAGCAAAATCGGTCTAAATCTTTTGAGCCCTGCTTCATATATTGCATCATGAAATGTGGCATTTTCCTCTCTTCTTTTTCTATTTGCAAAATCTATCAAAACAAGAGAATCGTTTATCACCACACCAGCAAGGGCCACAATACCAAACATACTAACTAAATTAAGATCATACCCTAATAAAATATGCCCAACAAGAGCACCAATTATACCAAAAGGGATAACTGTCATAATTATCAATGGTTGAAAATAACTCTTAAAAGGGATAGCAAGCATGACATAAATAACCATTATAGCAACTAACAATCCTTTAAATAAAGCAGACATGCTATCTCGCATATCAGATTGTTTCCCCTCAAAGCTATAGTTTAAACCTGGAAACTTCCTTTGTAGCTCTGGTAAAAATTCACTTTTCACCACTTCCAAGATCTTATTTGTTTGATTTTCAGGGGTCACATTTGCTGTTACATTGATAATCCTTCTAAAATTTCTCCTATCTATTGTAGTATAAGACCTACCTCTTTTAATCTCAGCTATTTCTTTTAATGGCACTTTAGAACCGTTTGGTAAATCAACCAAAAATGTTTTGAAAAAGTATTCAAAATCCCTCTCTTTTGCATCAGCCCTTACCATAATCTTTACTTCATCGGTACCTCTTAAAAACCTTTTAGCCTCAGCTCCATAATAATAGTTTCTAAGCTGTCTTGCCAAATATGTCGAATCAATACCAAGAGCCTTCCCTTTGTCATTTAATTTTATATCAAATTGCAATTTACCGTCTGCAAAACCTTCATCGATATCAGATACGTTATTAAAAGTTGCAAGATAATTTGCAAGCTCTTTACTTGCAGCTCTTAAAGTTTTAATATTTCTATGCTGTAACTCAACAGTCAAAGAAGCACCATGGCCTGGGCCACCAAAATCAGAGAAAAATTTAATTGTTTTTATCCCTGTTAAATCTTTGGACTCTTTTCTCCATAAATTTGTAAATTTGGTAGTTGTTATCGGCCTAACATCTGGATCACTTAAATAAACCTGTATAAAGCCACTATTATTATTTATATTTGTCAAAATACCTTGAGCAAGCTTTTCCCCACCATTTTCTTCAATAATTTTTTTAGCCTTTTCAGTGAGAAACTCTGCCACTCTTAATGTATCAAACACACTGCTTTCAACTGGCAAAACAAACTTAACATAGGCAAAATCAGATTCCACCTTTGGGAAAAAGACTATCCCTATTCTACCACTTTTGACAAAACTAACAGCAACAATTAATACCATCAAAGAAAAAACGAAAGTAACGTACCTAAATCTTATACAAAACTTCAAAATGGGACCATACACAGAGTGGATAAATTTTAAAATATATTTACTAATGGTTTGCTGAACCCTATTTATCATTTTTAATATAAACATAGGTTCTTCTTTTTGATGCCCGATATGAGATGGTAAAATAAATAGACTTTCAAGGAGTGAAATAGTAAAAACAGAAACCACAATAACAGGTATAATTCTAAATATTTTACCCATTACTCCTGGAACAAAATACATCGGTAAAAAAGCCACCATATTTGTCAAAACACTAAATATCACAGGGACCATAACTTCTCTGCCACCAATCAATGCAGCCTTTTTAAATGGCAACCCCTGCTGTCTGTATCTGTAAATATTCTCTCCAACAACGATAGCGTCATCCACAACGATACCAAGACAGATTATAAAAGCAAAAAGTGATACCATATTTATTGACACATCAAATTGAGGGAACAACAACATCGAACCAAGAAAAGAGATAGGTATCCCAAGCATCACCCAGAAAGCAAGCCTTATCTCTAAAAACAAAGCTAATAATGAAAAAACAAGAATTAGACCAAGTTTTGCATTTCTCAAAAGCAAATCTATACGCTGAGCAAAAATTTTTGATCTATCATTTACATAGTCAGTGTATAGCCCAGGTGGTAGCTCATTATTAATCTCTTTAATAAACTTTTTTACAGTTTCCGCTATTTCTATCGGTTTTTGATCGCCAACTCTATAAACTCTAATACCAATAGCTGGCAAATCGTTATACTTTAAAAAAGTATTAGTCTCTTCAAAATTGTCTGAAATTTTTGCTATCTCACCAAGAGTTATCGCTCTTCCATAATCACTTAAAACAATCGGAATATCTTTTAAATCTTTGCCATACTCCCTTCTCTCCGTTACTCTGATTAGGATATCCCCTTTTGCTGTTTCAATTTTACCAGCTGGCAATTCGAGGTTGTAATTTTTTATTTTATTTGCAACATCAGAAATTGTCAGATTAAACTTTCTTAAAACATCTCTATCTAATTCTATCTTTATCTCATAAGGTTTATCACCTAAAAGTTCTACACTGCTTATATTTTTATATTGAAGTAATCTATCTTTAATATTATCAGCCCATTCCCTCAAAACTTTTTCATCTTGATTCCCATACAGAATCAGCGTGATTACTTCTCTTTTCCTAGATGGGATATAAACTTTAGGCTCTTCAGCATCTTCTGGAAAAGTAGTAATCCTATCTATTTCACTTTTTACATCCTGATAAAGCTGGTTAATATCTGCATCAAGGGTGGCCTCAATGACAACTTCTCCCACTCCTTCATTAGCTGTTGATGTAACCTTTTTTATTCCATCAAGCCCATCCACTGCTTCTTCTATCGGAAGTAAAATCCCTTTTTCTATCTCATCTGGGCTTGCTCCAGGATACGCAACTTCTACAATTACCGAATCTATAGTAAATTCAGGGAAAACTTCCTGTTTTATTTGAGTACTCCAGTAAAGCCCACCAACTATAAGGAAAATCATAAGAATATTTGCAGCAACAGGATTATCAATAAACCAGCCAATAGCACCCTTTTTCATACCATTTGCCATTAATCTACCCTATTAATAACTTTTACTGGCAACCCTTCTACTACAGATGAAAGGTTTGTTACGATTATTTGAGAATTTTCGTCAATATCGTAAGTATAAACATAGTTTTCATCTTCAAATAAAATTTTTATTTTCTTTAAATGTAACTTATTATCTTTTACAATCCATACAAATTCATCTTCTCTTACAACTCTTTCAGGAAGTCTAACAATACCTTTCAACTCTTTACCTATCAAATCAAAAGTTACATAGTCATACAAAAAGATGTTTGGATTAAAACTATCTATTTTTAAAATTACTTTTAAAAGTAACCCTTTTTCATCCAATGCTTTTTCTAATTTAAATAATTTAGCATCAATTTTTTCCCCATCATTATAAACAACTGCATTTATATTTTTATTAATATCTAAATATTTCAAATCAGCCTTTGTAATATTCCCTCTTACATAAACCATATCTGCATCAATTATATCAGCAATTTTTACACCACTGTTTACATACCCTCCCACATCAATATATTTTTTCAATACATAGCAGTTAAAAGGAGCTTTAATTACTGTTCTTTCCAAATCAAGTTTAGCTTGCTTTATATTTTCCTCTGCTATTTTTATATTCTCTTCGATTTTTTTAATATAAGGTTCTCGTTTTAAAACATACAAAGATTCATTATCTATATCTTTAATAAAATCTTTAGCTGAGTTTAGCTCTTTTAGAGCTCTAT is a window encoding:
- a CDS encoding efflux RND transporter permease subunit produces the protein MANGMKKGAIGWFIDNPVAANILMIFLIVGGLYWSTQIKQEVFPEFTIDSVIVEVAYPGASPDEIEKGILLPIEEAVDGLDGIKKVTSTANEGVGEVVIEATLDADINQLYQDVKSEIDRITTFPEDAEEPKVYIPSRKREVITLILYGNQDEKVLREWADNIKDRLLQYKNISSVELLGDKPYEIKIELDRDVLRKFNLTISDVANKIKNYNLELPAGKIETAKGDILIRVTERREYGKDLKDIPIVLSDYGRAITLGEIAKISDNFEETNTFLKYNDLPAIGIRVYRVGDQKPIEIAETVKKFIKEINNELPPGLYTDYVNDRSKIFAQRIDLLLRNAKLGLILVFSLLALFLEIRLAFWVMLGIPISFLGSMLLFPQFDVSINMVSLFAFIICLGIVVDDAIVVGENIYRYRQQGLPFKKAALIGGREVMVPVIFSVLTNMVAFLPMYFVPGVMGKIFRIIPVIVVSVFTISLLESLFILPSHIGHQKEEPMFILKMINRVQQTISKYILKFIHSVYGPILKFCIRFRYVTFVFSLMVLIVAVSFVKSGRIGIVFFPKVESDFAYVKFVLPVESSVFDTLRVAEFLTEKAKKIIEENGGEKLAQGILTNINNNSGFIQVYLSDPDVRPITTTKFTNLWRKESKDLTGIKTIKFFSDFGGPGHGASLTVELQHRNIKTLRAASKELANYLATFNNVSDIDEGFADGKLQFDIKLNDKGKALGIDSTYLARQLRNYYYGAEAKRFLRGTDEVKIMVRADAKERDFEYFFKTFLVDLPNGSKVPLKEIAEIKRGRSYTTIDRRNFRRIINVTANVTPENQTNKILEVVKSEFLPELQRKFPGLNYSFEGKQSDMRDSMSALFKGLLVAIMVIYVMLAIPFKSYFQPLIIMTVIPFGIIGALVGHILLGYDLNLVSMFGIVALAGVVINDSLVLIDFANRKRREENATFHDAIYEAGLKRFRPILLTTLTTFFGLMPMIFETSVQARFLIPMAISLGFGILFSTFIVLILVPGLYVIIEDAIGIAKKLF
- a CDS encoding efflux RND transporter periplasmic adaptor subunit; the encoded protein is MEKNSNGYYKKSVLQRILSFILIVVIVFGGLSLSKYLIKTKKVAKRKKPKKIFVNVEVTKGEKVDTNYIIKGFGRIYPAKEVSIVPEVSGKVVYVNQNLIEGGFIKKGETLIKIDDTDYKIRLNKELANLNSLKEDLILEKSKRNRALKELNSAKDFIKDIDNESLYVLKREPYIKKIEENIKIAEENIKQAKLDLERTVIKAPFNCYVLKKYIDVGGYVNSGVKIADIIDADMVYVRGNITKADLKYLDINKNINAVVYNDGEKIDAKLFKLEKALDEKGLLLKVILKIDSFNPNIFLYDYVTFDLIGKELKGIVRLPERVVREDEFVWIVKDNKLHLKKIKILFEDENYVYTYDIDENSQIIVTNLSSVVEGLPVKVINRVD